One Spinacia oleracea cultivar Varoflay chromosome 4, BTI_SOV_V1, whole genome shotgun sequence DNA segment encodes these proteins:
- the LOC130472512 gene encoding uncharacterized protein translates to MSLAVRDSDPSRRHFVITLAGVPRLIELWAFEHLPWLAPRKGQRPLEFPVGRRWGWKKKLTVHPPPDTVWDLIRDGNPEHVQNLILYLIFRHSFYFLHARSDRVCTKTGGLDPMALF, encoded by the exons atgagtttggcggtgcgcgactcggacccgagtagacgtcactttgtgattacattagcgggagtgccgcgtttgatcgag ctgtgggcctttgagcacttaccttggctggctccccgaaaggggcagaggcctttggagttccctgtcggtcgccgttggggttggaagaagaagctgacagtgcatccaccgcccgataccgtgtgggatcttattcgggacgggaaccctgagcatgtacagaatcttatcctctatctcatatttcgtcattctttttattttctacatgcgagatctgaccgtgtttgtacaaaaacaggtggtttggaccccatggctctcttttag